The Canis lupus familiaris isolate Mischka breed German Shepherd chromosome 1, alternate assembly UU_Cfam_GSD_1.0, whole genome shotgun sequence DNA window GCCCCACGCGCACCCTGGGGCGCCAGCAACCCGCGGCCGAGCCACGCCATCCCCCCGCCAGGGCcccccacctgcacctgcccttACCTGAGCCGCGCCGGTGGCACAGAAGGGCCACCTGGCCCCGTAGCGGCGACGCTGAGGAGGCCGCTGCCGCGACGGTGGTGGTGGCTGCGTGGGCTGCGGAGGCGGCTGCCGCCTCGGGGACTCCCGGGCtccgggcggcggcgggaggaCTTCCCGGGGGCGGGCTTTTGTCGCCGCGGCCGGGGTCGGAGGTGGCACGGCCCGCGGCGCCGGTGGCTCCCACGGTGTTGGCGTTCGCGGCGCTGGCGGGGCCGTGGCGGCGCGGGCCGCTGCTCTGCATGTGCGACACGGCCTCGGCGGCCTGCATGTTGGGCGGCGCGAAGCGTGAGAGCACGCGCAGCAGCGCCTGGGCCTTGTGCTCCTGCGTGTCGTCGTCACTGTAGTCGGACACGCGGCATTCATACACGCCCTCGTCCTGCCGCCGCACGGCCGACAGCCGCAGCCGGTGCGAGATGTCGTTGCCCTGGACGCGCACGGTCTGCAAGaaagcaggggcaggggtcagAGCTGGGAGCACAGGCGCCCCGCACCCTGCCGCTCCCCCCCGGCCTTGGGCCCCCGGGCGCAGCGCTCCAACACCTCCCGGCACATGTGCCCCTGGCCACCCGGTTTCCTTTCATTCTGTGCCTCCCCAGGGGCACGGGGCGCCCAGCCCTGACTGGCCCCTGGACGGCTCTACCCGTTGCGTCGTGTCCTTGTCCTCTTAAGTGGAGCACCAtgctgcacccccgcccccccttctgCCTTGCAGAGCTGCGGAACCTGGGACCCATccgtcctccctcccttctgcacCTTGGAGCAGTCCAGGCCGGCCTCCTGCAGCTAAGCACCCGCGTGTCCGCCCcgggccccagcccagcccgcaCATCTGCACCCTCGCTCCTTTACTCCGCGGCCACCCTGCTCCCCAGAGCACCCATCAATAAATACCTGCCCCCCAGCCCTTCGCAGCTAACCCTCTGCCCTCCTGAGACAGCGGCAGGTGGCGCTGAGGCTGCTGCTGGGTCCCCAAGGCCCCCCCACCTTGCAAGGCGCCTCCGCGGCAAGCACATGCTTTGGAGCCCTCCCCTCTGAACTGAGGCCCGGTGGTCACTGCCACGCTCCAGCTGGGAGAGCCCGGGCGCAAATCCCCGGAGTTTGGAGCCCCGCGACCCCTGACCACCCCGTTCCCCACTCCAGCCTACAAAATCCGGCGCCGGGACCCAAAACCCAGGCCGAGGAGAGGGCTGCGGCGGAGGGCGCCTCTTGGGTGCCGGGCGGCTgtgtgcctgggggtgggggcgggggggaggcccCTGGGTTGGCGGACAGGTCACCGCCTGCTCGGGGGCAGCGCGCTCTAGTTGCTGGGAGATGAGCCAGCAGAGGACGGGACGCGACCGCAGGGCCCTGAGCGCTCCCGCCGGACCGAGGAGAGTTTTGCAGGTGAGCACCGAACCGCACGGGGGAAGGCGACTCAAGCCCGAGACCCTTGTTTGCACAAAAGCGAACCCATTCGGCTCGCGGCGACAGATGGCGCCCCGACCCGCCAAGCAACCAGCAATGCGGGGCTGCGAGCGCGGCCCTACGAGCGGGTGCCCAGCCTAGGAGGAGGAAGGTGTGGGGCGCAAAGTGGCCAGAAGGGGTCTCCCGCGGCCCGCGCTGGGCTCCACACTTACGCTGATTTTAGTTGCATCCTTATTTGTTACCTAAAAtgcaaaaagggagagagacacatTAGGCTCTCGGCCTTCAGGCTCCGGGAACTCAGACGCGCCTCCGGCAAGGGGCCTCTCCGCGGGCGGGCTGGGGCTCCACACGGCTCGGGATGCGGCCGGGCTGAGCGGGGCATGGAGGACGTGAGGATTTCCTGGAGTTTTACccggaaggaaggaagcagggctTGGACTAGCGCGGTGCCTGGCCGAGGAGGGGCCGCCCCGGCACACCTGCCGGCCAAGAGAACAGGCTGGATTGCCACCGGGGTGGGAAAAGGCTCGTCTCCCTGCCCCGGAGCGTCCTCATTCCCCGCCGTGTGTCTCTAACCCCCCGTGGAAAGCTGGATGGAGGGTCCGGTGTATCTGGACAGGACGCAGAGGGAGACGTGAGCAGTAACTCTGGGTGGGACCCCGGGGAGAGGTTGGTGTGTGTGCGCGTGTCAGAGTGTATGTGGGACGCTGGCTTAGGAGGCGGACAGACAGTGGGGGCCTTCCCTCCCACCccgtgggggctgggggtgctcCGGCAGCCTCTGGATCCCGGCCCAGGGAGCTTAACTCCTCGGCCCCGTGCCCTGGGGACGTCCGAGTAGCAGAGGGCAGGGAAGGCCTGGCCCCACGGAGCGGTCTCCTTTCCCGGCCCGGCTCCCAGCGGACTGGGGCCGCCGAGAGCAGGCGCGGGCCCGCTGGAAGAGGGAACTGCGAGGCTGCAGTTCGCGAGGttttaagggaaaggagaagggaccGGGTTGCGAGGATTTGTGCTGCCTTGAAGGTGCGGcggggaaggggagggtgggagggggctgcTCCTCGGGGGCGCCCCCAGCCGGCCTGGGCGCCCCGTGCGGGCTGTGCGGGCGCGCGAGGGCTGCGGGTTACCTTGCTCCGGGCGCCGGGCACGCTGAGCGCCAGCTCGTGCAGCAGCTCCCGGGGCGGCTCCTTGAGGTACCACCACTGGATCTCCAGCGAGTACGAGGTGGCTCCGCTGGCCCGGAAGGCGCAGGGCATCTCGATGTCGTCTCCCTCCCGGACTGTCACATCTTGGGGGACTTCGGTAAACGTAGCTGCGGGCGGGGAAGAGAGGCGTGaccgggcgcggggcggggggcctgggctgggcgcggcggggcccgcgtgctcgccccccgccccctccccggggcggCCCGGGCGCCGGCAAAGTTGGGGGGAGGCCGGCGGGCgccgcaggggcggggcggggcggggcggggcggggacccCCCGCGGGGCCCTCGCGCCCCCGCCCGCGACCCCCGGCGACCCCGCAGGCCGGCGCAGGCGGGGTCCGCAGCTCACCGTGGGCCGCGCAGAGCAGCAGCGcgtgcagcagcagcagcggcggcggcaggtGTCCGAGGGCGCAGGGCCGGCTCCGCTGTTCCATCTCCCGGGGGCGCGCGCTGGGCTCCCGCTCGCTCCGGCTAGGGCGCCTCGGAGCCTGCCAtgcccgcggcccccgcccccgcccccgcccctccccgccccgcccggccgccaATCAGCCCCGCGCGCTCGCCGCTCGCCGCTCGCCCGGAGGCTCGGGGCCcgggggctcggggcgcggggcgcgggggcccgggggcggcgggcgggtcCGGCCgtccggggggcgcggggcgcggggcgcggctcAGGCTGTGCCGGGAGGGCCGCGCGGAGGCCGGGCCGCCCCGGGACCCATGCCCCGCCGGGAGctgccgccgccccgcccccgcccgcccgcccgccggtgCCTCCGCCGCCGCGTCCGCAGGGCGACTGGGCGCTCAGCCGCGGCGCGCACACCTGGCGGCCGACCCCGCGCGCGGGCACAGCGGACCGGCGGGGCGGGCCGGAgcccggggaggcggggcggggcgggggaggagggaggagggagcagggaggaggggggagcagggagggggcggtCAGTGGCTGCGCGCCAGCCGCCTCCACGCGGCAccaccccgccctccccgcccctgcgccctccccgccccgccccgagcgcgcccccctcccctcccctcccctctccgcccctcccctccgcACCCCGCGGGGCCGCCCGGAGGGACCCGGCTCCAGCCCCCGCGCAGCCCTGCCCCCGCGCGCCGTCTCCGcagacccccgccccccctcacCCGGCTCTGGGCCAGGAGCTGCACCGCGCTGGGTCCGCGgcccggggaggggtggggggcgggggcggggccgcagtGCCCGAGCGCCCGGCGAGCAGGTGCGGGTGGGGAGCGCACGAGCGGGCCGTGAGCgacggcaggggcggggcggggcgggggggggggctgcgccTCGGTCGCGGGCCCTGCGTCCCCGGGGGtcccgggcgggggcgggaggccgCTGCGCAGCCCACGCCCCGCCCCTGCATCCCGTCCCCGCAGCCTGCACCACCCCAGCCTCCCGGAgccctgggcggggaggggggggcggggggggagcagcGTGACCCCCACGGACCGGCCGCGTGTGGCTCCAGCGGGCACCGGGCTGCAGGGGCGAGTCCCGCCTCGCTGGGGTCTCTCGTGCGTCCTGCCCCGTGGGAGCCCCCGACTGCGGGTTTGGGTTCTGGGTCGCTAACTTCCAGGCTCTAACCTCGGGGCCCAGTCCTGGGCAGGGGCGAGGGAGGGCGAGGCGGAGCGCCTGCTTTCCTTGCTTCACCAGAGTTTCCCCGGAGCTGGGAGTCGGAGACCCAGAGGGCAGGCACCTCCCGGCTGCCGCCCCGCTCCCTCAGGCCCTTCCCAAGCCTTGCCCCTCCAGCGGGATGCCCCTGGACACTGAGCCCTCCGCCCTGCCTGGCCCCGCTCTCCGCACCCCCGGCTGTGACCCAGGAGTCATTGCCACCCCCCAGGCCGCTGCTGCTCGGCTCGGGAGCCCTTGTGTGCCGAGGTCTGTGGCTGGGAAGGGACGGGCGTGCAGGGACTTCCTCTCCTACAGTTCCCCTGCGGGACTCCAACCCGAGGAGGCAGCTGCCAGCTGCCTGTCCTTCATCCCCCCAGGACCCGCTTTCCCTTAGAAATCCTACCTCGGTTGCCGAAAGGAAGACCCCGCGGGCCCCACTGCTGTCCTCGGCTTCTGAAGGGAGGGGGCAGGCTTGCGCTGTGCTGCGGAGGCTCAGGCCCTTGATGGGATTCTAGGAAAGCGGATTCCCGGGCGCCGACGGCAGGCGGGGCTCTGGTGGCCAGAGCTAGCCCGCTGGGGGACGGCAGGTGCTGCTCTGAGACCAGACCCAAGCCCCAAGCAGACACGAATGGCCGCCGTCGGGGATACGCAGCCGGAGGGCTACAGTGTGGCTCCCCCAGAGACCTGAGTGTTCCGACCCTGCAGCACCCGGTGGGGCCACGGGTATTGGTGTTACCGTCAAGGAGGGTCACAGCCGTCCTTTCACCTGCTCTTCGGGTACAATCAAGCCACCCTTTCGCTCCTCTGCAGCGGCTGACAAGGCCCAGCCGGCCGCCCTCTCTGCCACTCCACCGCGCGGtgctcccttccctgctctctctctggccGCCCGGCTTCCTT harbors:
- the VSTM2B gene encoding V-set and transmembrane domain-containing protein 2B isoform X2 — its product is MEQRSRPCALGHLPPPLLLLHALLLCAAHATFTEVPQDVTVREGDDIEMPCAFRASGATSYSLEIQWWYLKEPPRELLHELALSVPGARSKTVRVQGNDISHRLRLSAVRRQDEGVYECRVSDYSDDDTQEHKAQALLRVLSRFAPPNMQAAEAVSHMQSSGPRRHGPASAANANTVGATGAAGRATSDPGRGDKSPPPGSPPAAARSPGVPEAAAASAAHAATTTVAAAASSASPLRGQVALLCHRRGSGTGPSSATDPLLSLLLLALHKFLRLLLGH
- the VSTM2B gene encoding V-set and transmembrane domain-containing protein 2B isoform X1, whose product is MEQRSRPCALGHLPPPLLLLHALLLCAAHATFTEVPQDVTVREGDDIEMPCAFRASGATSYSLEIQWWYLKEPPRELLHELALSVPGARSKVTNKDATKISTVRVQGNDISHRLRLSAVRRQDEGVYECRVSDYSDDDTQEHKAQALLRVLSRFAPPNMQAAEAVSHMQSSGPRRHGPASAANANTVGATGAAGRATSDPGRGDKSPPPGSPPAAARSPGVPEAAAASAAHAATTTVAAAASSASPLRGQVALLCHRRGSGTGPSSATDPLLSLLLLALHKFLRLLLGH